In Candidatus Latescibacter sp., a single genomic region encodes these proteins:
- a CDS encoding prepilin-type N-terminal cleavage/methylation domain-containing protein — MEPFMIQASRNHDSASRPGSSEKGMTIIELIVSMTIGGILLTSAWSFFVTQTSNFDQNRQTAEMQQELRWAMQYVSEHLRLAGNAVQSTGGWQVIENKDGVGDAPDSLIVLGSYRSLVVNTTQTMGNEGAQIKVSSTDGIEEGDLIVISDGTFSELFYVTSIQSDHLFHAKYLPYNDDNKLEHRYTSGSTVTVVSHYSFFIQTDAQGHPNLMTKTQAYPGQILGGDIDRFQIRFKMKSGSWQNTVSATEVYDIRQIEITLRARSPQPLRNYRDPVYGDGYMRLELKSIVIPRNIVIV, encoded by the coding sequence ATGGAGCCGTTTATGATACAAGCCAGCCGTAATCACGATTCAGCCAGCCGTCCCGGCTCCTCGGAAAAAGGAATGACCATTATCGAGCTAATTGTCTCCATGACCATCGGCGGCATACTCCTTACCTCGGCCTGGAGTTTCTTTGTCACTCAGACAAGTAATTTCGATCAAAACCGTCAAACCGCCGAAATGCAGCAGGAGCTGCGATGGGCTATGCAATATGTATCAGAGCATCTCAGACTGGCCGGGAATGCCGTTCAATCAACCGGCGGCTGGCAGGTGATTGAAAACAAGGACGGCGTTGGGGACGCTCCAGATTCACTGATCGTGCTGGGGAGCTACCGCTCTCTTGTGGTAAACACCACCCAGACGATGGGAAACGAAGGCGCCCAAATCAAAGTAAGCTCTACAGATGGCATTGAAGAAGGGGATCTGATTGTAATCTCGGACGGTACTTTTTCTGAGCTTTTTTATGTGACTTCCATTCAGTCGGATCATCTGTTCCATGCAAAGTATCTACCCTATAACGATGATAATAAGCTTGAGCATCGTTATACTTCGGGGAGTACGGTGACTGTAGTATCCCACTACAGCTTTTTCATTCAGACCGATGCGCAGGGGCATCCCAACCTTATGACCAAAACCCAGGCCTATCCGGGACAGATTCTCGGCGGAGACATCGACCGGTTTCAAATACGGTTCAAGATGAAGAGCGGCTCATGGCAAAACACGGTGTCAGCCACTGAAGTATATGATATCCGCCAGATAGAGATCACCCTGCGGGCGCGGTCGCCTCAGCCTTTGAGGAACTATCGCGATCCGGTATATGGCGACGGATACATGCGTCTGGAACTCAAGAGTATTGTGATTCCGAGGAATATTGTTATTGTATAA